In the Euphorbia lathyris chromosome 5, ddEupLath1.1, whole genome shotgun sequence genome, one interval contains:
- the LOC136229170 gene encoding E3 ubiquitin-protein ligase RGLG5, which translates to MGGKSSKGSSGRHVSSYGSPNSPSSWNQYGYPPQAAPYPHPAPQQNPHYTPTHPQASATTSSSYGYEAERPRPQKRLDRKYSRIADNYKTLDQVTAALAQSGLESSNLIVGIDFTKSNEWTGARSFNRKSLHHIGNGQNPYEQAISIIGRTLSAFDEDNLIPCYGFGDATTHDQDVFSFYPEERFCNGFEEVLTRYREIVPSLRLAGPTSFAPAIEMAITIVENSGGQYHVLLIIADGQVTRSVDTQSGRLSPQEQSTIDAIVKASEYPLSIILVGVGDGPWDVMREFDDNIPARAFDNFQFVNFTDIMAKTVDQSRKETEFALAALMEIPAQYKATIELGILGRRTGNGLERIPLPPPLNGASSFSSSKFPSRQTSFQQRVPYSGYDTSVPSNSGYKSSTPSNSGYGASVPSYSVYNDTLAAGYDTPVNTAPHTTAAYDNQVCPICLTNKKNMAFGCGHQTCCECGEDLQLCPICRCSIKTRIKLY; encoded by the exons ATGGGAGGGAAGAGCTCAAAAGGGTCAAGTGGAAGACATGTTTCATCTTACGGTTCACCGAATTCCCCATCATCATGGAATCAATATGGATATCCACCACAAGCAGCCCCATATCCACACCCAGCTCCTCAACAAAATCCACATTATACTCCAACTCATCCTCAGGCATCTGCTACTACTTCTTCCTCTTATGGTTATGAAGCAGAAAGGCCTCGGCCGCAGAAGAGGTTGGATAGGAAGTACTCAAGGATTGCTGATAACTATAAGACCTTGGATCAG GTTACTGCTGCTCTTGCTCAATCTGGCCTAGAGTCTTCTAATCTCATTGTTGGCATTGACTTCACAAAAAGCAATGAGTGGACCGGTGCTAGATCGTTCAATCGAAAAAGCTTGCATCACATTGGCAATGGGCAAAATCCGTATGAACAAGCAATATCAATTATTGGCAGAACTTTATCTGCATTCGATGAGGATAACTTAATTCCCTGTTATGGATTTGGAGATG CAACAACACATGATCAAGATGTCTTTAGTTTCTATCCAGAAGAAAGATTTTGTAATGGGTTCGAGGAGGTGCTGACACGATACAGAGAAATTGTCCCTAGCCTTCGACTTGCAG GACCAACGTCATTTGCACCCGCCATTGAGATGGCCATTACTATTGTTGAGAATAGTGGTGGACAGTACCATGTTCTATTGATAATTGCTGATGGGCAG GTTACTAGGAGCGTTGACACACAGAGTGGCCGGCTTAGTCCCCAGGAGCAGAGCACAATTGATGCAATTGTAAAAGCAAG TGAATACCCCCTTTCGATAATTTTGGTTGGGGTTGGTGATGGGCCTTGGGATGTCATGAGAGAATTTGATGATAATATTCCTGCTCGAGCTTTCGATAACTTCCAG TTTGTCAATTTTACAGATATAATGGCAAAAACTGTGGACCAATCTAGAAAAGAGACGGAGTTTGCTCTTGCAGCACTGATGGAAATTCCTGCTCAATACAAGGCAACTATTGAACTCGGCATATTGGG TCGACGGACAGGGAATGGTCTGGAGAGGATTCCTCTGCCCCCACCACTTAATGGAGCATCTTCTTTCAGCAGCAGCAAATTTCCTTCCCGCCAAACGAGCTTTCAGCAACGTGTTCCTTATTCTGGATATGATACATCAGTACCCTCAAATTCCGGATATAAGTCATCAACACCTTCTAATTCTGGATATGGTGCATCAGTACCCTCTTATTCCGTATACAACGACACATTAGCTGCTGGATATGATACACCAGTCAACACAGCTCCACACACAACTGCTGCTTATGATAATCAg GTTTGCCCCATTTGTCTTACTAATAAAAAGAATATGGCCTTTGGATGTGGACATCAG ACCTGTTGTGAATGTGGAGAGGACCTCCAGTTGTGCCCCATATGTCGATGCTCCATAAAGACGAGAATCAAGCTTTACTAA